The following proteins come from a genomic window of Solwaraspora sp. WMMA2065:
- a CDS encoding ACT domain-containing protein, whose amino-acid sequence MNELAITVIGRDRPGIVADVAEVLAGLGANLTDSTMTRLRGHFAMTLVCAGPADAAVQQALRPLTADGQLLATVRPVPAEGQQPAGGEPHLLSVHGADRLGIVAAVTRVVAEAGGNVTDLTTRLTGPLYVLVAEVELPAGTAAEVGRRLSETARALDVEVTLRSVDSDVL is encoded by the coding sequence ATGAACGAACTCGCGATCACCGTGATCGGGCGCGACCGGCCCGGCATCGTCGCGGACGTCGCAGAGGTGCTGGCCGGTCTCGGCGCCAATCTGACCGACTCGACGATGACCCGGCTGCGCGGCCACTTCGCGATGACCCTGGTCTGCGCCGGTCCGGCCGATGCCGCGGTGCAACAGGCACTGCGGCCGCTCACCGCCGACGGCCAGCTGCTGGCCACCGTACGGCCGGTCCCGGCGGAGGGTCAGCAGCCGGCGGGCGGCGAACCGCACCTGCTCAGTGTGCACGGCGCCGACCGGCTCGGCATCGTCGCGGCGGTGACCCGGGTGGTCGCCGAGGCGGGCGGCAACGTCACTGACCTGACCACCCGGCTGACCGGCCCGCTCTACGTGCTGGTCGCCGAGGTCGAGCTGCCAGCCGGGACGGCAGCCGAGGTCGGCCGTCGACTGTCCGAGACGGCCCGGGCGCTCGACGTCGAGGTGACCCTCCGGTCGGTCGATTCGGACGTGCTGTGA